The Ciconia boyciana chromosome 7, ASM3463844v1, whole genome shotgun sequence region CATCAGCTTTTGGAAGACGTGCTGGGCTTGGgtccttggaaggaaattgacttttctgggtgtttttaaagagagtgaaaagtctTGCTGCTGATGACTTCTACTGGCACGTCCAGCCGCTCCGATGGGAAGTTCatcaaatgcaacttctttgaatgagaaggaTTGCCAGTCgggaaaatctctttccaaCTGAAGTCAAAAACTACACACcgtagcttcaggaaaaaggaccttctcgaagcagtaactcaccaaaaccacatcagGACTCACTGGCGGTACTTACAAGGCTGCTAACGCTTcttgggaaagcctggaaaacacgCGGAAGCGACGCCCATTTGTCCCGTTTTGGCCACGTCTCTTCTTTGACCTTGACGGCTTTTCGTACGGATGCTAGGATCGCAGTAAGGCTTTTCAAGTACTGctacaagacattttaaaaccttactgactgaaaaagcagaaagcttttcccaggaaaacaaaggctctttcttctgaacacctgaactcttcccaacagtttctttcctcttttagtacaaaattattttcacagtatcatttcaTAGGAAgcgcacagaaacagaagattacgctttcgggaagagaaaagaaacggaGGGAAGTCAGCTTTGCGTAGGCACGCTCCAGAACACGCCTTTTCCCATCCGTagtatttgtgttgaaatacttcacagaaaaactacaggaGGAGAGTTGGCACATTCTTCACCTTAACTTTCAAGTCCCCGCTACGAGTACCTTAGGAAAAACGCAGGCACACATCGTAGACATACCGTGGACTTGCAGACCACTACGGATCCTTTCCGTCCGTCTTGCgctttcctggcagaagaaagggcgaCCGCGGCGAAATGGTGGCGGCTGAcattctgctgagagaggaaaaaaaaccctttagcataaagctgggtaggaatctaaagcttccttttttggtgAAGGCTGGTGAAGACTACaactgagcagaggaaaaagtgttttgcatcatCTTCGGTACAGTTGATGATACAGGCCCCTAGAGTTTGTGCACTTTTTAGACAACCGTGCCTTTTTTTGACTCACGTGCAGCTTTGGTTTGCGCAGCAAAAAGACGCAGCAAAAAGCGCAGCAAGAAGACGGCACGCCCTCAGACCCAGAGCACAACCCTCCGGACGGCCACACGCCCCTCGCTGTTTTGATGAGGAGCCGCCGAGCATCCCTGCGAGCACAGCTGCACGCGCAACATCACTTTCACCTACGCTGATTTCAGCGgatgcagtttctgaagctttacactgaaaaccGTATCTTGACACTTCGCCACAGGAGAAGCGATCTGTAACCagaaccccacaaaaacctaGAAACACCACTTGCAATCCCACAGCAGCGACAGCTTCAGAACTATTTAGAccaggaacaagggagaaaaataacaccGCTTCATCGCGCGCACGGGAAAGCGGCAGAGAAAAGGGTCAGCATTCGTAGCCCTCACAGGAAACaggcattctccttcccttcctaaagcCCTCTCTTGGGTCTAAATACCGCAGCACTACCGTGGCAGTATCGAGAGCAGGGAACAACAGCCCCACCGCTGGACGTTTACGTAGCGGCATACATAAACAGAGGGACACGTTTTGCCACACACAACCCTGAACTTCCTGAAAACTCAcgtttaccaaaaaaagagcCGCTTGGAGCATACTGCCCAGCAGCGTTTGGCAATAAAACTGCCATGTGGTGGACCCACGCAAATTGCTCGGTAACTTGCTATTTGCTTCccgttgtttttcttccttcggAAATTCTACTTGCGGCCAAGTTATTCACTACGGCTTCAAGCATTGACCTTCCTGGGATTACCAGCACATCTACACAGGCAAGTAACTTACCTGCTCTTCTACCATTGTCCAAATTCCAATTACAGTcatgaaagaggagtgagag contains the following coding sequences:
- the LOC140653999 gene encoding uncharacterized protein isoform X1; this encodes MSLGYRSSALHALTRRRSETGMSSERKKQNVSRHHFAAVALSSARKAQDGRKGSVVVCKSTQYLKSLTAILASVRKAVKVKEETWPKRDKWASLPRVFQAFPRSVSSLLERDFPDWQSFSFKEVAFDELPIGAAGRASRSHQQQDFSLSLKTPRKVNFLPRTQAQHVFQKLMASLVFGSRLQQPRYDGKAFLCMLRFLDRASKTCSSSSARAVAVVVDLDP
- the LOC140653999 gene encoding uncharacterized protein isoform X2; protein product: MSLGYRSSALHALTRRRSETGMSSERKKNVSRHHFAAVALSSARKAQDGRKGSVVVCKSTQYLKSLTAILASVRKAVKVKEETWPKRDKWASLPRVFQAFPRSVSSLLERDFPDWQSFSFKEVAFDELPIGAAGRASRSHQQQDFSLSLKTPRKVNFLPRTQAQHVFQKLMASLVFGSRLQQPRYDGKAFLCMLRFLDRASKTCSSSSARAVAVVVDLDP